Proteins found in one Candidatus Edwardsbacteria bacterium genomic segment:
- the prfA gene encoding peptide chain release factor 1: MIEKKLIKIEERYRELEKLISDPAIISDQQKYRDFSREYRQAAPIIAKYNEYRDTSKQLEDDRALAAEGGDKELTEMAQAEIPELEARHKNLTEELKKLLVPKDPSDFKNAIIEIRAGTGGEEAAIFAGDLYRMYVRYAERKGFKIEIMNSNPTQLGGFKEVIFTVQGEGTYGHYKYESGVHRVQRVPRTEASGRLHTSAATVAVLPEAEEVDLQINASDLRVDTFCSSGAGGQCVNTTYSAVRITHLPSGLVVSCQDERSQIKNRAKAMTVLRSRLLEKMEEERNAKLAKERKSQVKSGDRSEKIRTYNFPQNRVTDHRIGLTLYNLDGVMDGQIDEIINGLTNAEQAEVLEVAEED, translated from the coding sequence ATGATAGAAAAAAAGCTTATAAAGATCGAAGAGCGCTACCGGGAACTGGAAAAACTGATCAGCGATCCGGCCATCATATCCGATCAGCAGAAATACCGAGACTTTTCCCGTGAGTATCGTCAGGCTGCACCGATAATCGCCAAGTATAACGAGTATCGGGATACTTCCAAACAGCTGGAGGATGACCGGGCTCTGGCGGCCGAGGGCGGCGACAAGGAGCTGACGGAGATGGCCCAGGCCGAGATCCCGGAACTGGAGGCCAGGCACAAAAATCTTACCGAGGAGCTGAAAAAACTGCTGGTGCCCAAGGACCCCAGCGATTTCAAGAACGCCATCATCGAGATCCGGGCCGGGACCGGCGGCGAGGAGGCTGCCATATTCGCCGGTGACCTTTACCGGATGTACGTCCGGTATGCCGAGCGCAAGGGATTCAAGATAGAAATCATGAATTCCAATCCCACCCAGCTGGGCGGCTTCAAGGAAGTGATCTTCACCGTGCAGGGCGAGGGAACCTACGGGCATTATAAATACGAAAGCGGGGTGCACCGGGTCCAAAGGGTGCCGCGCACCGAAGCCTCGGGCCGGCTGCACACTTCGGCGGCCACCGTGGCGGTCCTGCCCGAGGCCGAGGAGGTTGATCTGCAGATAAATGCCAGCGACCTGAGGGTGGACACCTTCTGCTCCTCCGGGGCCGGCGGGCAGTGCGTCAACACCACCTACTCGGCGGTGCGGATCACCCACCTCCCCAGCGGACTGGTGGTCTCCTGCCAGGATGAGCGTTCCCAGATCAAGAACCGGGCCAAGGCCATGACCGTGCTGCGTTCCCGCCTGCTGGAAAAGATGGAAGAAGAGCGGAATGCCAAGCTGGCCAAAGAGAGAAAATCGCAGGTGAAGTCCGGCGATCGCAGCGAAAAGATCCGCACCTACAACTTCCCCCAGAACCGGGTGACCGACCACCGCATCGGGCTGACCCTCTACAACCTGGACGGGGTGATGGACGGACAGATAGACGAGATCATCAACGGCCTGACCAATGCCGAGCAGGCCGAGGTGCTGGAAGTGGCGGAGGAGGATTGA